In the genome of Quercus robur chromosome 3, dhQueRobu3.1, whole genome shotgun sequence, one region contains:
- the LOC126717199 gene encoding histone H2AX translates to MSSTGGAGGGSTKGGRGKPKASKSVSRSQKAGLQFPVGRIARFLKAGKYAERVGAGAPVYLSAVLEYLAAEVLELAGNAARDNKKNRIVPRHIQLAVRNDEELSKLLGSVTIANGGVLPNIHQTLLPKKVGKGKGDIGSASQEF, encoded by the exons atgagtTCAACGGGCGGAGCTGGAGGAGGTTCGACCAAGGGAGGAAGAGGAAAGCCGAAGGCCTCGAAGTCGGTTTCGAGGTCGCAGAAGGCTGGGCTTCAGTTCCCAGTTGGTAGGATCGCTAGGTTTCTCAAGGCCGGAAAGTACGCCGAGCGTGTCGGTGCCGGTGCCCCGGTTTATCTCTCCGCCGTGCTCGAATATCTAGCTGCTGAG GTACTGGAGCTTGCTGGAAATGCAGCTAGGGACAACAAGAAGAATAGAATTGTGCCTAGGCATATCCAGCTTGCAGTGAGGAACGACGAGGAGCTGAGCAAGCTTCTGGGCTCTGTAACTATTGCCAATGGAGGAGTGTTGCCGAATATCCACCAGACCCTTCTGCCTAAGAAGGTTGGCAAAGGAAAAGGCGACATTGGATCAGCTTCACAGGAGTTCTAG